In Flagellatimonas centrodinii, a single window of DNA contains:
- the mobA gene encoding molybdenum cofactor guanylyltransferase MobA: MAEQSASIVPPASVGGDAVTALILAGGRGARMGGQDKGLLRLAGRPLVAHVLTALRPQVATVWVNANRNLDAYAAFGLPVLTDAADDFPGPLAGIHAGLSRLTSGWLLCAPCDAVRLPPDLVARLCRGASDAGAAAAYAVTGDTPHYPLCLLHHRLADAVAMQLAGSSRSVRGLLSAVAAVPIALPVTATPVLNLNTPAALADCERQWGG, from the coding sequence ATGGCAGAACAGTCTGCATCCATCGTGCCGCCGGCGTCGGTCGGCGGCGACGCGGTGACCGCGCTCATTCTTGCCGGTGGCCGCGGTGCGCGCATGGGCGGGCAGGACAAGGGCCTGCTGCGGCTGGCCGGCCGGCCACTGGTGGCGCATGTGTTGACCGCGTTGCGGCCGCAGGTGGCGACCGTGTGGGTCAACGCCAACCGCAACCTCGACGCCTATGCTGCCTTCGGGCTGCCGGTGCTGACCGACGCTGCCGACGATTTCCCCGGCCCTCTGGCCGGCATCCACGCGGGCTTGTCACGGCTGACATCCGGCTGGCTATTGTGTGCGCCCTGCGATGCGGTGCGGTTGCCGCCGGATCTGGTGGCGCGACTGTGTCGCGGAGCATCGGATGCCGGCGCTGCCGCTGCCTATGCGGTGACCGGCGACACGCCGCACTACCCGCTGTGCCTGTTGCATCACCGCCTCGCCGATGCCGTGGCAATGCAGCTGGCCGGGTCATCACGATCGGTACGCGGGTTGCTGTCGGCGGTGGCGGCGGTACCGATCGCCCTGCCGGTGACGGCGACGCCGGTACTGAATCTGAATACGCCGGCGGCACTGGCCGACTGCGAACGCCAATGGGGCGGGTGA
- a CDS encoding uroporphyrinogen-III synthase, whose protein sequence is MIDDSLAGRCIAVPETRELDLFTALLERRGASVLRCPLVAILDAPDPAPVRAWLARFCDGACDDLVLLTGEGLRRLLGCLERHDAERLDAFRAQLARVRTIVRGPKPGRVLRTLGLRPTLVAETPTSEGVIEVLRTLDLRGRRVGVQRYGSEPSTRLLDTLTAAGATPLPVSPYVYADAADDAAVADLITRLAAGQVDAIAFTSMAQVDRLFGLASRRGLNDTLRAGLSGSTVAAVGPVVADALRARGVAVDVMPGEAFFLKPLTQALAGLLAASRS, encoded by the coding sequence ATGATCGACGATTCACTGGCCGGCCGCTGCATCGCGGTCCCCGAAACCCGCGAACTCGACCTGTTCACTGCATTGCTGGAACGCCGCGGCGCGTCGGTGTTGCGCTGTCCGCTGGTGGCGATCCTCGACGCCCCCGACCCGGCGCCGGTGCGGGCCTGGCTGGCGCGGTTCTGCGATGGCGCCTGTGACGACCTGGTGCTGCTCACCGGCGAAGGCCTGCGACGGCTGCTGGGCTGCCTGGAACGCCACGACGCCGAGCGTCTCGATGCCTTTCGCGCGCAGCTGGCGCGGGTGCGCACCATTGTCCGCGGCCCCAAGCCGGGGCGGGTACTGCGGACCCTCGGGCTGCGCCCCACCCTGGTCGCCGAAACGCCGACCAGCGAGGGGGTCATCGAGGTCCTCCGCACACTGGACCTGCGCGGCCGCCGCGTCGGCGTGCAGCGTTACGGCAGCGAGCCGAGCACGCGCCTGCTCGACACGCTGACGGCAGCCGGCGCCACCCCGCTGCCGGTGTCGCCCTATGTCTATGCCGATGCCGCCGATGACGCCGCGGTGGCCGACTTGATCACCCGATTGGCGGCTGGACAGGTCGATGCCATCGCCTTCACCAGCATGGCGCAGGTCGACCGGCTGTTCGGCCTGGCCAGCCGTCGCGGGCTGAACGACACCCTGCGCGCGGGTCTGTCCGGCAGCACCGTGGCCGCGGTCGGCCCCGTGGTCGCCGACGCCCTGCGCGCCCGCGGCGTCGCGGTCGATGTCATGCCCGGCGAAGCCTTCTTCCTGAAACCGCTGACCCAGGCGCTGGCCGGCCTGCTGGCGGCATCGCGCAGCTAG
- a CDS encoding nitrate reductase — translation MQAADPLPGVRTTCPYCGTGCGVSVRLSAGTTTVSGDPEHPANHGRLCVKGAALGDTLGPDGRLLYPQIRTRAGAPTRRVDWARALDEVATRFGRVIREHGPDAVAWYVSGQLLTEDYYVANKLVKGYVGTANIDTNSRLCMSSAVAGHKRAFGEDIVPVSYEDLEQADLVVLVGANTAWCHPILYQRIMRARERRPSMRLVVIDPRRTATAESADLHLPVRPGSDVLLFNGLLAHLHATGHTDAGFVGAHTRGARETLAEAHRHAGDPDTVAQGCGLPRDALDTFYRWFARCERSITAFSMGVNQSSAGTDKVNSIINCHLLTGRIHRPGAGPFSITGQPNAMGGREVGGLANMLAAHMEIDNAAHRQIVQRFWDSPQLAERPGLRAVELFEAVAEGRIKAVWVMATNPVVSLPDADMVRKALARCETVVVSDVTHHTDTVPFAHILLPAQAWGEKDGTVTNSERRISRQRPFVAPPGEARPDWWALCEVARRWGHGAHFAYTGAHQIFDEHARLTAFGNHRPQPGVAGPGALRYLNLGGLAGMSQPQYDAMTPVRWPVPATTGDDIPLFFHADGRARLVPTVPRAPVHRTERRYPLVLNTGRVRDQWHTMTRTGLAPQLAAHTGEPFIDLHPDDATHAGLQADDLAEVRSRWGRLVARVRCSGQMRAGEVFVPIHWNAQFASEARVGSLVNPVVDPLSGEPEFKHTPVQVTPVAVAWHGFAFSRRPLDPAALRWWVRVPGTRFQRYELADTAPMTAPGEWARQWLGADAEADWIDYEDAATGVYRAAWWVGDHLEACVFLSPRVDLPARQWLADCFTRDDLGSLSRAALLAGEAPRGEDAGPTVCACFGVGRNTISEAIRSRGLRDPAAVTACLKAGGNCGSCVPEIRALIAAQAPAAVAP, via the coding sequence ATGCAGGCCGCCGATCCATTGCCGGGGGTGCGCACCACCTGCCCGTACTGCGGCACCGGCTGCGGCGTCAGTGTGCGGCTGTCGGCTGGCACCACCACCGTCAGCGGCGACCCGGAGCACCCGGCCAATCACGGGCGCCTCTGTGTCAAGGGCGCGGCCCTCGGTGACACGCTGGGTCCGGACGGACGCCTGCTGTACCCGCAGATACGGACGCGTGCCGGGGCGCCGACCCGACGTGTCGATTGGGCGCGGGCGCTGGATGAGGTGGCGACCCGCTTCGGCCGGGTGATTCGCGAGCATGGGCCGGACGCGGTGGCCTGGTACGTGTCGGGGCAGTTGCTTACCGAGGACTACTACGTCGCCAACAAGCTGGTGAAGGGCTATGTCGGCACCGCCAACATCGACACCAACTCGCGGCTGTGCATGTCATCGGCGGTCGCCGGCCACAAGCGCGCCTTCGGCGAGGACATCGTGCCGGTCAGCTACGAAGACCTCGAGCAGGCCGACCTGGTGGTGCTGGTGGGGGCCAATACCGCCTGGTGTCATCCCATCCTCTATCAGCGGATCATGCGCGCCCGCGAACGGCGGCCGTCGATGCGGCTGGTGGTGATCGACCCGCGGCGCACCGCCACCGCCGAGTCGGCCGACCTGCACCTGCCGGTCCGCCCCGGCAGCGACGTGTTGTTGTTCAACGGCCTGCTGGCCCATCTGCACGCGACCGGCCACACCGATGCCGGCTTCGTTGGCGCCCACACCCGCGGCGCGCGCGAGACGCTGGCCGAGGCGCACCGGCACGCCGGTGATCCGGACACGGTGGCGCAGGGTTGTGGCCTGCCCCGGGACGCGCTGGACACCTTCTACCGCTGGTTTGCGCGCTGCGAGCGCAGCATCACCGCCTTTTCGATGGGGGTGAACCAGTCCTCGGCCGGCACCGACAAGGTCAACAGCATCATCAACTGCCACCTCCTCACCGGACGCATCCATCGGCCCGGTGCCGGCCCGTTCTCGATCACCGGCCAACCCAATGCCATGGGTGGGCGCGAGGTCGGCGGGCTGGCCAACATGCTGGCCGCCCACATGGAGATCGACAACGCCGCGCACCGACAGATCGTGCAGCGATTCTGGGACAGCCCGCAGCTGGCCGAGCGCCCGGGCCTGCGCGCGGTGGAGCTGTTCGAGGCGGTCGCCGAAGGCCGGATCAAGGCGGTGTGGGTGATGGCCACCAATCCGGTGGTCAGCCTGCCGGATGCCGACATGGTGCGAAAGGCCCTGGCCCGCTGCGAGACGGTGGTGGTGTCGGATGTGACGCATCACACCGACACCGTGCCCTTCGCCCATATCCTGCTGCCGGCGCAGGCCTGGGGCGAGAAGGACGGTACCGTCACCAATTCCGAACGCCGCATCTCGCGGCAACGGCCGTTCGTGGCGCCGCCCGGCGAGGCGCGGCCCGACTGGTGGGCACTGTGCGAGGTCGCACGCCGCTGGGGCCATGGCGCGCATTTCGCCTATACCGGCGCCCACCAGATCTTCGATGAACATGCCCGGCTCACAGCGTTCGGCAACCACCGGCCGCAGCCCGGGGTGGCGGGCCCGGGCGCCCTGCGCTATCTCAATCTGGGCGGGCTGGCCGGCATGTCGCAGCCGCAGTACGACGCCATGACCCCGGTGCGCTGGCCGGTGCCGGCCACGACCGGTGATGACATCCCGCTGTTCTTTCATGCCGACGGTCGTGCGCGGCTGGTGCCGACGGTGCCGCGGGCGCCGGTCCATCGCACCGAGCGGCGCTATCCGCTGGTGCTCAATACCGGCCGGGTGCGCGACCAGTGGCACACCATGACGCGCACCGGTCTGGCGCCGCAGTTGGCGGCGCATACCGGCGAACCGTTCATCGACCTGCATCCCGACGACGCCACCCATGCCGGCCTGCAGGCGGATGATCTAGCCGAGGTGCGCAGCCGCTGGGGACGGTTGGTGGCGCGGGTACGCTGCTCCGGCCAGATGCGCGCCGGCGAGGTGTTCGTGCCGATCCACTGGAATGCGCAGTTCGCCTCCGAGGCCCGCGTTGGTAGCCTGGTCAACCCGGTGGTCGACCCGCTATCGGGCGAGCCGGAGTTCAAGCACACGCCGGTCCAGGTGACACCGGTGGCGGTGGCCTGGCACGGCTTCGCCTTCAGCCGGCGACCGCTCGATCCCGCAGCCCTGCGCTGGTGGGTGCGGGTGCCGGGGACCCGTTTCCAACGCTACGAACTGGCCGATACCGCACCCATGACGGCGCCCGGCGAGTGGGCACGGCAGTGGCTGGGGGCGGATGCCGAGGCCGACTGGATCGACTACGAGGATGCCGCCACCGGCGTCTATCGCGCGGCCTGGTGGGTCGGCGACCATCTGGAGGCCTGCGTGTTCCTGTCGCCGCGGGTGGACCTGCCGGCGCGTCAGTGGCTGGCCGACTGCTTCACCCGTGACGACCTCGGTAGCCTGTCGCGCGCCGCCCTGCTGGCCGGTGAGGCGCCGCGCGGCGAAGACGCCGGCCCCACTGTTTGCGCCTGCTTCGGGGTCGGCCGCAACACCATCAGCGAGGCGATCCGCAGCCGCGGCCTGCGCGATCCGGCGGCGGTCACCGCCTGCCTCAAGGCCGGGGGCAACTGTGGCTCCTGCGTGCCGGAGATCCGCGCGCTGATCGCGGCGCAGGCGCCGGCGGCGGTCGCGCCGTGA
- a CDS encoding winged helix-turn-helix domain-containing protein, producing the protein MPRSPSPASLTLRSSFWLMAGDQSLAGPGRIELLERIDDTGSIRQAALGMGMSYRAAWDAVDLMSKRSGRVLVARRTGGKGGGGAGLSDDGRALVRAYRRLEVLHARHVTRLSDKLGDLLAR; encoded by the coding sequence ATGCCCAGATCCCCATCGCCCGCATCGCTCACCCTACGGTCCAGTTTCTGGCTGATGGCGGGTGACCAGAGCCTCGCCGGCCCCGGCCGCATCGAACTGCTGGAGCGCATTGACGACACCGGCTCGATCCGCCAGGCCGCCCTCGGCATGGGCATGAGTTACCGCGCCGCCTGGGATGCGGTGGACCTGATGAGCAAACGCAGCGGCCGCGTGTTGGTGGCGCGCCGCACCGGTGGCAAGGGCGGGGGCGGTGCCGGGCTGAGCGACGACGGTCGCGCGCTGGTTCGTGCCTACCGCCGCCTGGAGGTGCTGCATGCCCGCCATGTCACCCGTCTCAGCGACAAGCTCGGCGACCTGCTGGCCCGCTGA
- a CDS encoding molybdenum cofactor biosynthesis protein MoaE, translating to MYLSKSPLLLDPLLAVGDHPNCGGLAIFGGTVRDHHEGRAVTRLRYTAYAPLAERLMAEIEAETRARFELPYCRVVHRIGLLEIGDVAIYCVTRAAHRAEAFAACRHAVDAVKHRVPIWKEEFYADGSSRFVEGCCITAEGDEASVAQGAHHHHHDHHHNHERTSA from the coding sequence ATGTACCTCTCCAAATCCCCCCTCCTCCTCGACCCCCTCCTCGCCGTCGGCGACCACCCCAACTGTGGTGGCCTCGCCATCTTCGGTGGCACCGTCCGCGACCATCACGAAGGCCGCGCGGTGACGCGGCTGCGCTACACCGCCTACGCACCGTTGGCGGAACGGCTGATGGCTGAGATCGAAGCGGAAACCCGTGCCCGGTTTGAGTTGCCGTATTGCCGGGTGGTGCATCGCATCGGCCTGCTCGAGATCGGCGATGTCGCCATCTATTGCGTCACCCGCGCCGCGCACCGCGCGGAGGCGTTCGCGGCCTGTCGCCATGCGGTGGACGCGGTGAAGCATCGGGTGCCGATCTGGAAGGAGGAGTTCTACGCCGATGGCAGCAGTCGCTTCGTCGAGGGCTGCTGCATCACCGCCGAGGGCGACGAGGCTTCGGTTGCGCAGGGTGCCCACCATCACCATCACGACCACCATCACAACCACGAGCGCACATCGGCATGA
- the moaA gene encoding GTP 3',8-cyclase MoaA, whose product MTAAVANPAPTTRPLPVAAVGLRDRHGRGKRKLRISLTDRCNFRCTYCMPEHPQWLPRSSLMTRDEVLRLARIAVLHGITHIRLTGGEPLLRPDLLDCVHDLQTLRPLGLQRLSMTTNAALLAPAAKALAEAGLDDLNISLDAVDPDAFRALTRREVAPVLAGINAAIDAGLPVKLNAVVLRGRNDEQILPLTAWALARGLPLRFIEYMPLDQPGRWQADDVVSEAEILARLRSVYRVEALPRGSDPATRYQLAGEATGVGIIATVSNPFCASCDRIRLTATGELFTCLFAASGTPLGARMRAGDDDATLSSLLRNAVWHKQAGYAAAPGPVERPILMHGIGG is encoded by the coding sequence GTGACCGCCGCCGTCGCCAATCCCGCTCCGACCACGCGCCCGCTGCCGGTGGCGGCCGTTGGTCTGCGTGACCGGCACGGCCGCGGCAAGCGCAAGCTGCGCATCTCGCTGACCGACCGCTGCAACTTCCGCTGCACCTATTGCATGCCCGAGCATCCGCAGTGGTTGCCGCGGTCATCGCTGATGACCCGCGATGAAGTGTTGCGACTGGCGCGGATTGCGGTGCTGCACGGCATCACCCATATCCGCCTGACCGGCGGCGAACCGCTGCTGCGGCCCGACCTGCTCGACTGTGTGCACGATCTGCAGACGCTCCGACCGCTGGGGCTGCAGCGACTGTCGATGACCACCAATGCTGCCCTGCTGGCGCCCGCTGCCAAGGCGCTCGCCGAGGCCGGGTTGGACGATCTCAACATCAGCCTCGACGCCGTCGACCCGGACGCATTCCGGGCCCTCACCCGCCGTGAGGTTGCGCCAGTACTGGCCGGCATCAACGCCGCCATCGACGCCGGGCTGCCGGTGAAGCTCAACGCCGTGGTGCTGCGCGGCCGCAACGATGAGCAGATCCTGCCGCTCACCGCCTGGGCCTTGGCGCGCGGCTTGCCGCTGCGGTTCATCGAATACATGCCGCTGGACCAGCCCGGCCGCTGGCAAGCCGACGACGTGGTCAGCGAGGCCGAGATCCTGGCGCGGCTGCGCAGCGTCTACAGGGTCGAGGCCCTGCCCCGCGGGTCTGATCCGGCCACCCGCTACCAACTGGCCGGCGAAGCGACCGGTGTCGGCATCATCGCCACCGTCAGCAACCCGTTCTGCGCCAGTTGCGACCGCATCCGCCTCACCGCCACCGGCGAACTGTTCACCTGCCTGTTCGCCGCCTCCGGCACGCCGCTGGGTGCCCGCATGCGGGCCGGTGATGACGATGCCACGCTGTCGTCGCTGCTGCGCAACGCCGTGTGGCACAAGCAGGCCGGTTACGCCGCCGCCCCCGGGCCGGTGGAGCGCCCGATCTTGATGCATGGAATAGGGGGGTGA
- a CDS encoding MoaD/ThiS family protein: MNIQFEFFGVLQRLCSDQPVPLTLAAGTTLDDALDQLASRFPDASAELERVACAVGDQIVPRRAALEDGMVVALLPPVAGG, from the coding sequence ATGAACATCCAATTCGAATTCTTCGGTGTCCTGCAACGGCTCTGCAGCGACCAGCCTGTCCCGCTCACGCTGGCAGCCGGCACGACCCTCGACGACGCCCTCGATCAACTCGCCAGTCGGTTTCCGGATGCCAGTGCCGAGCTGGAACGGGTGGCCTGCGCGGTCGGCGACCAGATCGTGCCGCGGCGTGCCGCGCTTGAGGACGGGATGGTGGTGGCGCTGTTGCCGCCGGTGGCGGGGGGGTGA
- a CDS encoding NAD(P)/FAD-dependent oxidoreductase, whose protein sequence is MAVPAAADPTRMARGPQQRLVVIGNGMATARVLETLSARAPGRYRITVFGAEPQARYNRILLSSLLAGEVAPAALTLASAADDPQRGITVIAGDPVVQIDRERRQVVSRAGVVAGYDRLLIATGSVPVRLPIPGNTLGGVVTFRSFADVDAMLARVAPGRPAVVIGGGLLGVEAAEGLRRRGMAVTLVHRAAGLLNQQLDAAAAALLAETLRGRGLQLRLSQETAALLGEGGQVRAVQLASGEILAADLVVMAVGVRPDIALAREAGLQCDRGIVVDDTLQTDDPRIQAVGECVQHRGVTFGLVAPVWEQARVCAEHLAGVGGDVFRAPETATRLKVSGIEVYSAGLFDGDTNCENLVLRAPRRGIYRRLVLRDARVVGAVLFGDTSDGSWYHQLMADNRDISDVRQRLLFGRAYCDVEA, encoded by the coding sequence CGGCGCGGGTGCTGGAGACGCTGTCGGCACGCGCGCCGGGTCGTTATCGCATCACGGTCTTCGGCGCCGAGCCGCAGGCCCGCTACAACCGCATCCTGTTGTCCTCGTTGCTGGCGGGGGAGGTCGCGCCGGCGGCGCTGACGCTCGCCTCGGCAGCGGACGACCCGCAACGGGGGATCACCGTGATCGCCGGCGATCCGGTGGTGCAGATCGATCGCGAGCGCCGGCAGGTCGTCTCCCGCGCCGGAGTGGTGGCCGGCTATGACCGCCTGCTGATTGCCACCGGATCGGTCCCGGTGCGGTTGCCGATCCCCGGCAACACGCTGGGTGGTGTGGTCACCTTCCGCAGTTTCGCCGACGTTGACGCCATGCTGGCCCGGGTTGCACCGGGACGGCCGGCGGTGGTGATCGGGGGTGGCCTGCTCGGGGTCGAGGCCGCCGAAGGCCTGCGGCGACGCGGCATGGCTGTCACCCTGGTGCATCGAGCGGCGGGCCTGCTGAACCAGCAGCTCGATGCCGCGGCGGCGGCGCTGCTGGCCGAGACCCTGCGCGGGCGCGGCCTGCAGTTGCGGCTGTCGCAGGAGACCGCCGCCCTGCTTGGCGAGGGCGGACAGGTGCGGGCGGTGCAGCTGGCCAGTGGCGAAATCCTGGCCGCCGATCTGGTGGTGATGGCGGTCGGCGTGCGGCCGGACATCGCACTGGCGCGCGAGGCCGGCCTGCAGTGCGATCGCGGCATCGTCGTCGACGATACCCTGCAGACCGATGACCCGCGGATCCAGGCCGTCGGCGAGTGCGTGCAACATCGCGGCGTCACCTTCGGCCTGGTGGCGCCGGTGTGGGAACAGGCGCGCGTCTGCGCCGAACACCTGGCAGGCGTCGGCGGTGATGTGTTTCGGGCGCCGGAGACGGCGACACGGCTCAAGGTGAGCGGTATCGAGGTCTACTCCGCCGGGCTGTTCGACGGCGATACCAACTGCGAGAACCTGGTGCTGCGCGCGCCGCGTCGCGGTATCTACCGGCGTCTGGTGTTGCGCGATGCGCGGGTGGTCGGCGCGGTCCTGTTCGGCGATACCTCCGACGGCAGCTGGTATCACCAACTGATGGCCGACAACCGCGACATCAGTGACGTCCGCCAACGGCTGCTGTTCGGGCGCGCCTACTGCGACGTGGAGGCCTGA